A single genomic interval of Streptomyces sp. 1222.5 harbors:
- a CDS encoding AmiS/UreI family transporter: MANVGLLFVGAVLFLNGLLLLKKVDPRSAAVFNLFVGALQVLTPTYLIFAADNDPKKILAASGIYLFGFTYLYVGICLLAGIETDGVGYYSLFVAVAALGYSFVNFHLAKDNPFGVIWLYWAFLWFLFFLLLGLKLDRLGSYVGWVTAIEGWVTGVIPAALLLSGYWKHPDETAIALGVFAVVVFAALWPLTRASRQPAPATTTPAGPGASV; the protein is encoded by the coding sequence GTGGCGAACGTGGGACTGCTCTTCGTCGGTGCGGTGCTCTTCCTGAACGGACTGCTCCTCCTCAAAAAGGTCGATCCCCGCTCGGCAGCAGTTTTCAACCTTTTCGTCGGTGCACTCCAGGTGCTGACGCCGACGTACCTCATCTTCGCCGCCGACAACGACCCTAAGAAGATTTTGGCGGCGTCCGGGATTTATCTCTTCGGATTCACCTACCTCTACGTGGGAATCTGTCTCCTGGCCGGTATCGAAACCGATGGTGTCGGCTACTACTCGCTCTTTGTGGCAGTCGCCGCCCTGGGGTATTCGTTCGTCAATTTCCACCTCGCCAAGGACAACCCGTTCGGGGTGATCTGGCTCTACTGGGCGTTCCTGTGGTTTCTGTTCTTCCTACTGCTTGGCCTCAAGTTGGACAGGCTCGGCAGCTACGTCGGCTGGGTCACGGCGATCGAGGGCTGGGTCACCGGCGTGATCCCCGCCGCTCTGCTGCTCTCCGGCTACTGGAAACACCCCGACGAGACCGCCATCGCACTGGGCGTCTTCGCCGTCGTCGTCTTCGCGGCGCTGTGGCCGCTCACCCGCGCATCGCGGCAACCGGCGCCCGCCACCACAACGCCAGCCGGCCCGGGTGCATCCGTGTGA
- a CDS encoding FmdB family zinc ribbon protein has product MATYEYRCIRCGTFDVKLPIGTAPKSSGCPVCGGAARRVYSAPSLARTSNAVAAVHAREEQSREAPEVVSEVPPGRRVRRRPHPALSKLPRP; this is encoded by the coding sequence ATGGCAACCTACGAATATCGGTGCATCCGCTGCGGAACCTTCGATGTGAAGTTGCCGATCGGCACGGCACCCAAGTCCTCGGGCTGTCCCGTTTGCGGAGGCGCCGCACGGCGTGTGTATTCGGCCCCCTCTCTCGCACGAACCTCGAACGCGGTCGCCGCCGTCCATGCCCGCGAGGAGCAGTCCCGCGAGGCCCCGGAGGTGGTCTCCGAAGTGCCGCCCGGCAGGAGAGTGCGCAGACGACCGCACCCCGCGCTCTCGAAGTTGCCCCGTCCCTGA
- a CDS encoding DUF5949 family protein: MTSATSETRPFRAADLGTLVLLAWMARNEEGDGRTPCLLACSLGDGPDGPEAASAAVERLLGDVGLSIGGEPVDGTTRPGLKVSMLVVAGQIVLQLPNVSSQVTPPAEWVQAVEKLGYTYFMFTTRICPSTGPRRPVQGQELAVFAGSPETTDAAAHVFLPARGLRT; the protein is encoded by the coding sequence GTGACCTCAGCGACAAGTGAAACCCGTCCCTTCCGCGCCGCCGACCTCGGCACGCTCGTCCTGCTCGCCTGGATGGCCAGGAACGAGGAGGGGGACGGCAGGACACCCTGTCTCCTCGCCTGCTCCCTGGGCGACGGCCCCGACGGCCCCGAGGCCGCGTCCGCCGCCGTGGAGCGGCTCCTCGGCGACGTCGGACTGTCCATCGGCGGCGAGCCCGTCGACGGCACCACCCGGCCGGGCCTCAAGGTCAGCATGCTCGTCGTGGCCGGGCAGATCGTCCTGCAGCTGCCGAACGTCAGCAGCCAGGTCACCCCGCCCGCCGAGTGGGTGCAGGCGGTCGAGAAGCTCGGTTACACCTACTTCATGTTCACCACGCGGATCTGCCCCTCCACCGGCCCCCGCCGGCCGGTCCAAGGACAGGAGCTGGCCGTGTTCGCCGGCTCCCCGGAGACCACCGACGCCGCCGCCCACGTCTTCCTGCCCGCCCGCGGCCTGCGCACCTGA
- a CDS encoding chaplin produces the protein MSRIAKSAVVALGTGAVVVGGAGLALADAGAHGLAAGSPGVLSGNAVQVPLHVPVNLCGNTVDVVGLLNPAFGDDCLNHSGGDSMPGNPGPSHDGGYGN, from the coding sequence ATGTCTCGCATCGCGAAGTCAGCCGTTGTCGCCCTCGGCACCGGTGCCGTGGTGGTCGGCGGGGCCGGGCTGGCTCTGGCCGACGCGGGTGCCCATGGTCTGGCCGCCGGCTCGCCCGGCGTGCTGTCCGGCAATGCCGTCCAGGTTCCGCTCCACGTCCCGGTCAACCTCTGCGGCAACACGGTCGACGTCGTCGGCCTGCTGAACCCCGCCTTCGGCGACGACTGCCTCAACCACAGCGGTGGCGACAGCATGCCGGGCAACCCCGGCCCCAGCCACGACGGCGGCTACGGCAACTGA
- a CDS encoding D-2-hydroxyacid dehydrogenase family protein: protein MRLRCVVLDDFQGVATGMADWSVIEDRVEVVALREHLDGEDALAAALAGFDIVVTLRERVPFPGSLLARLPRLKLLVASGMRNSVIDYDAAEAHGVTVCGTASSGTPPVELTWALLLGLARGIVEESTALRAGGPWQSTVGTDLHGSRLGLLGLGRIGSRVARVGLAFGMRVSAWSQNLTKERAEEEGVELAASKEELLAESDFVSVHLALGDRTRGLVGAAELAVMKPTAFLINTSRAAIVDQEALLAALHEGRIAGAGVDVFDVEPLPAGHPLRTAPRLLATPHLGYVSRANYTTYYGQAVEDIQAYLAGSPVRRLP, encoded by the coding sequence GTGCGACTGCGTTGTGTGGTGCTGGACGACTTCCAGGGCGTGGCCACCGGCATGGCCGACTGGTCGGTGATCGAGGACAGGGTCGAGGTGGTCGCGCTGCGCGAGCACCTGGACGGGGAGGACGCCCTCGCCGCGGCCCTCGCAGGCTTCGACATCGTCGTCACCCTGCGCGAACGCGTCCCCTTCCCCGGCTCCCTCCTCGCCCGCCTCCCCCGCCTGAAGCTGCTCGTCGCCTCCGGCATGCGCAACAGCGTCATCGACTACGACGCCGCCGAGGCGCACGGCGTCACCGTCTGCGGCACGGCGAGTTCGGGGACCCCGCCGGTCGAGCTGACCTGGGCGCTGCTGCTGGGTCTCGCCCGGGGCATCGTCGAGGAGAGCACCGCGCTACGGGCGGGCGGCCCCTGGCAGTCCACCGTCGGCACCGACCTGCACGGCAGCCGGCTGGGCCTGCTCGGGCTCGGCCGGATCGGCAGCCGGGTGGCGCGCGTCGGGCTCGCCTTCGGCATGCGGGTCAGCGCGTGGAGCCAGAACCTCACCAAGGAGCGCGCCGAGGAGGAGGGCGTCGAACTGGCCGCCTCGAAGGAGGAGTTGCTCGCGGAGAGCGACTTCGTCTCCGTGCACCTGGCCCTCGGCGACCGCACCCGGGGCCTGGTCGGCGCCGCGGAACTCGCGGTGATGAAGCCGACCGCCTTCCTGATCAACACCTCCCGCGCGGCCATCGTCGATCAGGAGGCCCTGCTCGCGGCGCTCCACGAGGGCCGGATCGCGGGTGCCGGCGTCGATGTCTTCGACGTCGAGCCGCTGCCCGCCGGCCACCCGCTGCGCACCGCGCCCCGCCTGCTCGCCACGCCCCACCTCGGCTATGTGTCGCGGGCCAACTACACGACGTACTACGGCCAGGCGGTGGAGGACATCCAGGCCTACCTGGCCGGCTCCCCGGTACGGCGACTGCCCTGA
- a CDS encoding tyrosinase family protein produces MAYVRKNVRNLTATERRRFVDALLALKRRGEYDDFVRMHIHYYTADGEDGLRTAHMAPSFLPWHRRFVLDLERALRRIDSSVTVPYWDWTRDRSTTSVPWTKDLLGGNGRRSDRQVMTGPFAYASGHWTIKEGVTDGRFLARDLGRSASPIQLPTKKELQGALDDPVYDAWPWNSTVRKGFRNKLEGWGSGSGSASWHNHNRVHRWVGGAMLGGASVNDPVFWLHHAFLDLQWYRWQRAHRSHRYLPAEPPGARDEQHERVVARHQKLPPWNDTPDQLEDMSGIYRYA; encoded by the coding sequence ATGGCGTACGTGCGTAAGAACGTCCGCAATCTCACCGCGACGGAGCGGCGGCGGTTCGTCGACGCGCTGCTGGCCCTGAAACGGCGCGGCGAGTACGACGACTTCGTGCGCATGCACATCCATTACTACACCGCCGACGGCGAGGACGGTCTGCGTACCGCCCACATGGCCCCGTCCTTCCTGCCCTGGCACCGCAGGTTCGTACTGGACCTGGAGCGGGCGCTGCGCCGGATCGACTCCTCGGTGACGGTGCCGTACTGGGACTGGACCCGGGACCGCTCGACGACCTCCGTGCCCTGGACGAAGGATCTGCTCGGCGGCAACGGCCGGCGCTCCGACCGGCAGGTCATGACCGGTCCCTTCGCCTACGCGTCGGGTCACTGGACCATCAAGGAGGGCGTCACGGACGGCCGGTTCCTCGCCAGGGACCTGGGCCGCTCCGCCTCCCCCATCCAGTTGCCCACCAAGAAGGAGCTCCAGGGGGCGCTGGACGACCCGGTCTACGACGCCTGGCCCTGGAACTCGACGGTCCGCAAGGGCTTCCGCAACAAGCTGGAGGGCTGGGGGTCGGGTTCCGGCAGCGCGTCCTGGCACAACCACAACCGGGTGCACCGCTGGGTCGGCGGCGCGATGCTCGGCGGCGCCTCGGTCAACGACCCGGTGTTCTGGCTGCACCACGCCTTCCTGGACCTGCAGTGGTACCGCTGGCAGCGTGCCCACCGCAGCCACCGCTACCTGCCCGCCGAGCCGCCCGGCGCCCGCGACGAGCAGCACGAGCGGGTGGTGGCCCGGCATCAGAAACTCCCGCCGTGGAACGACACCCCGGACCAGCTCGAGGACATGAGCGGGATCTACCGCTACGCCTGA
- a CDS encoding vitamin K epoxide reductase family protein, giving the protein MQRHAGGGRAFALLVVLTGAAGLLASWVITLDEFELLKNPAFVPGCSLNPVVSCGSVMKSDQASVFGFPNPMLGLVAYGIVVCVGVSLLAGARFPRWYWLVFEAGCLFGIGFVTWLQFESLYRIDALCLWCCLAWIATILLFWYVTSLCVRHGFLPAPAWLRTFFAEFTWVLPVLHIGVIGMLVLTRWWDFWTS; this is encoded by the coding sequence ATGCAACGCCACGCGGGCGGCGGCCGTGCCTTCGCCCTGCTGGTCGTGCTCACGGGGGCGGCGGGTCTGCTCGCCTCCTGGGTCATCACCCTCGACGAGTTCGAGCTGCTGAAGAACCCCGCCTTCGTGCCCGGGTGCAGCCTGAACCCGGTGGTGTCCTGCGGCAGCGTGATGAAGAGCGACCAGGCCTCGGTGTTCGGCTTCCCGAACCCCATGCTGGGCCTGGTGGCCTACGGGATCGTCGTCTGCGTCGGCGTGAGTCTGCTCGCCGGGGCCCGCTTCCCCCGCTGGTACTGGCTGGTCTTCGAGGCCGGCTGCCTGTTCGGGATCGGCTTCGTCACCTGGCTCCAGTTCGAGTCGCTGTACCGGATCGACGCGCTGTGCCTGTGGTGCTGCCTGGCCTGGATCGCGACGATCCTGCTCTTCTGGTACGTGACGTCCCTCTGCGTGCGCCACGGCTTCCTGCCCGCTCCGGCCTGGCTGAGGACGTTCTTCGCCGAGTTCACCTGGGTGCTTCCGGTGCTGCACATCGGGGTGATCGGCATGCTCGTGCTGACGCGCTGGTGGGACTTCTGGACGAGCTGA
- a CDS encoding chaplin: MSRIAKGLVLTSAAVAAVAGGAGVAAADSGAHGAAANSPGVLSGNAVQVPVHVPINVCGNTVDVIALLNPAFGNACYSD, encoded by the coding sequence ATGTCGCGTATCGCGAAGGGCCTGGTCCTGACCTCCGCCGCCGTCGCGGCCGTCGCCGGTGGTGCCGGTGTGGCCGCCGCCGACTCCGGTGCCCACGGCGCTGCCGCCAACTCGCCGGGCGTGCTGTCGGGCAACGCCGTTCAGGTTCCGGTCCACGTGCCGATCAACGTCTGCGGCAACACCGTCGACGTCATCGCTCTGCTGAACCCGGCGTTCGGCAACGCCTGCTACAGCGACTGA
- the fmdA gene encoding formamidase — protein MPEVKFTVDQSKSMRDQTVPGHNRWHPDVPVAAMVHPGDEFRLECREWTDAQIGNNDSANDVRDVDLKATHMLSGPIGVEGAEPGDLLVVDILDLGPVPQQVGAAPGQGWGYTGVFAKANGGGFLTDYFPDAYKAIWDFHGQQAVSRHLPGVRFTGITHPGLFGTAPSADLLASWNRREQALIDTDPDRIPPLGLAPDADGGLAGKATGSDAQRILEEGARTVPARENGGNHDIKNFTRGARVFYPVHVNDAKLSGGDLHFSQGDGEITFCGAIEMGGYIDFHVDLIKGGMEKYGISTNPVFMPGNVEPRYSEFMSFIGISVDHDTNTNYYMDATVAFRRACLNAVEYLKRFGYSGEQAYLILGAAPIEGRISGIVDIPNACCSLYLPTAIFDFDVRPTTAGPTTADRGQCAVSTA, from the coding sequence ATGCCTGAAGTCAAGTTCACAGTGGACCAGAGCAAGTCCATGCGCGATCAGACCGTCCCGGGACACAACAGGTGGCATCCGGATGTTCCGGTCGCAGCCATGGTCCACCCGGGGGACGAGTTCCGCCTCGAATGCCGCGAATGGACCGACGCGCAGATAGGCAACAACGACTCCGCCAACGACGTACGCGATGTCGACCTGAAGGCCACGCACATGCTTAGCGGGCCGATAGGCGTCGAAGGCGCGGAGCCGGGCGACCTGCTCGTCGTGGACATCCTCGACCTGGGGCCCGTACCGCAGCAGGTCGGGGCCGCACCCGGTCAGGGCTGGGGATACACCGGCGTCTTCGCCAAGGCCAACGGCGGAGGATTCCTGACCGACTACTTCCCGGACGCCTACAAGGCGATCTGGGACTTCCACGGTCAGCAGGCGGTGTCCAGGCACCTGCCCGGTGTCCGCTTCACCGGCATCACCCACCCCGGTCTCTTCGGCACCGCCCCCTCCGCGGACCTGCTGGCGAGCTGGAACAGGCGCGAGCAGGCGCTGATCGACACCGACCCCGACCGGATCCCCCCGCTGGGGCTCGCGCCCGATGCCGACGGGGGGCTCGCAGGAAAGGCAACCGGATCGGATGCCCAGCGCATCCTCGAGGAAGGAGCACGCACCGTTCCCGCACGGGAGAACGGCGGCAACCACGACATCAAGAACTTCACGCGCGGCGCCCGAGTCTTCTACCCCGTCCACGTCAACGACGCCAAGCTGTCAGGCGGTGACCTGCACTTCAGCCAGGGAGACGGGGAGATCACCTTCTGCGGCGCCATCGAGATGGGCGGCTACATCGACTTCCACGTCGACCTGATCAAGGGCGGCATGGAGAAGTACGGCATCAGCACCAACCCCGTCTTCATGCCGGGCAATGTCGAGCCGCGCTACTCGGAGTTCATGTCCTTCATCGGGATCTCCGTGGACCACGACACCAACACCAACTACTACATGGACGCGACGGTTGCCTTCCGCCGCGCCTGCCTCAACGCCGTCGAGTATTTGAAGAGGTTCGGCTACTCCGGAGAGCAGGCCTATCTGATCCTCGGCGCGGCCCCCATCGAGGGACGCATCAGCGGGATCGTGGACATTCCCAACGCCTGCTGCTCGCTGTACCTCCCCACCGCCATCTTCGATTTCGACGTCCGGCCCACCACCGCCGGCCCCACGACGGCCGACCGCGGCCAGTGCGCGGTCTCCACTGCCTGA
- a CDS encoding tyrosinase family oxidase copper chaperone: MVIGAGGVAVGAEQQQVSGGAGRPSRREVTRGLIASAAALALAPVVAASRPVPVNEEPDGDSFDETYRGRLIQGFLVPTGGRKATDVEWQITIDGRPLHLMRRADGSWLSMVDHYTSYATPLEATRAAVDQIGPRQRLRDLAPGPVGGEHPGGHLHMAMGGRHGVRA, from the coding sequence ATGGTCATCGGTGCCGGTGGCGTGGCTGTGGGCGCGGAACAACAGCAGGTGTCAGGGGGAGCGGGCAGACCGTCGCGGAGGGAGGTGACGCGGGGCCTGATCGCCTCGGCCGCGGCGCTTGCGCTGGCACCGGTCGTCGCCGCCTCCCGGCCCGTGCCCGTGAACGAGGAACCCGACGGCGACTCCTTCGACGAGACCTACCGGGGCCGCCTCATCCAGGGCTTCCTCGTGCCGACCGGGGGACGCAAGGCCACCGACGTCGAATGGCAGATCACCATCGACGGCCGCCCGCTGCACCTGATGCGCCGCGCCGACGGCAGCTGGCTGAGCATGGTCGACCACTACACGTCGTACGCGACGCCACTGGAGGCGACGCGCGCGGCCGTGGACCAGATCGGCCCCCGCCAGCGGCTGCGCGACCTGGCACCCGGACCGGTCGGCGGGGAGCACCCCGGCGGTCACCTGCACATGGCGATGGGGGGTCGGCATGGCGTACGTGCGTAA
- a CDS encoding DUF2087 domain-containing protein, producing the protein MDTDNPPEPAERSRQLIGLLAEERRLRAFAAVVLGADSAGQVAEAAGLPAKDTALALLRLREQGAVTDRPDGGLTVSYGLLRELARTERSSRPSGDAVLDTFVRGGRLVRLPARWTRKKQVLRHIAERSFEPGVEYPERVVNERLRGWCEDSDDTDHVTLRRYLVDLGHLRRSDGVYTRVAAS; encoded by the coding sequence ATGGACACCGACAACCCTCCCGAGCCGGCCGAACGGTCCCGGCAGCTGATCGGTCTGCTCGCCGAGGAGCGGCGACTGCGGGCCTTCGCGGCCGTGGTGCTGGGCGCGGACAGCGCCGGGCAGGTCGCCGAGGCGGCCGGGCTCCCGGCGAAGGACACGGCCCTCGCGCTGCTCAGGCTGCGCGAGCAGGGCGCCGTGACAGACCGTCCGGACGGCGGACTCACCGTCTCCTACGGCCTGCTGCGCGAGCTGGCCCGCACCGAGCGGTCCTCGCGGCCGTCCGGGGACGCCGTTCTGGACACCTTCGTGCGCGGCGGCCGGCTCGTCCGGCTGCCCGCCCGGTGGACCCGCAAGAAGCAGGTGCTGCGGCACATCGCCGAGCGGAGCTTCGAGCCGGGCGTGGAGTACCCGGAGCGCGTGGTGAACGAACGGCTGCGGGGCTGGTGCGAGGACTCCGACGACACCGACCATGTGACGCTCCGCCGCTACCTGGTGGACCTGGGGCATCTGCGCCGCAGCGACGGCGTCTACACGCGCGTGGCGGCGTCCTGA